A single Fusobacterium hominis DNA region contains:
- a CDS encoding ankyrin repeat domain-containing protein: MELLKFVVENDLEGFKDNLDMDTMEEVDENKNTILHHCVDMEKFDFVDTLLYNGADPNTKNKEGNTPLHIAAQKDLGEIMELLLEFGGDVDIKNNRQRTVLNMANVSKAKKVLKVIENSGADYDFTPGIEKINHHRRLEDY; the protein is encoded by the coding sequence ATGGAACTTTTAAAATTTGTTGTAGAAAATGACTTAGAAGGGTTTAAAGACAATTTAGATATGGACACAATGGAAGAGGTTGATGAAAATAAAAATACCATTTTACATCATTGTGTAGATATGGAAAAATTTGATTTTGTGGACACGTTATTATATAATGGTGCTGATCCTAACACAAAAAATAAAGAGGGAAATACTCCTCTACATATAGCTGCACAAAAGGATCTTGGAGAAATAATGGAGCTATTATTAGAATTTGGCGGAGATGTAGATATAAAAAATAATCGTCAAAGAACTGTGTTAAATATGGCTAACGTTTCAAAAGCTAAAAAAGTATTAAAAGTAATAGAAAATAGCGGTGCTGACTATGATTTCACACCTGGAATAGAAAAAATAAATCATCATAGAAGATTAGAAGATTATTAA
- a CDS encoding tRNA1(Val) (adenine(37)-N6)-methyltransferase: MLECNEDITILKNGYKIIQKKEGFRFSVDAVLLADFFLPTKLGKVLDIGTGTAIIAILIAIKEKGNDITGIDIQDQSCDLARRNVALNNLENKIKIYNCDIKRYPQGNTFDYIVSNPPYMKIDGKKQNEYISKSIARHEVELTLEELVKNAKRLLKPIGTFTLIHRSYRFTEICRVLEDSGFSLKRVRFVHFSREKNSNLVLIEAVKGKKCKLEIEPPVYLEESGY; this comes from the coding sequence ATGTTAGAGTGTAATGAAGATATAACTATTTTAAAAAATGGCTATAAAATTATACAAAAAAAAGAGGGCTTTAGATTTTCGGTAGATGCAGTACTTTTAGCAGATTTCTTTTTACCAACTAAACTGGGCAAAGTCTTAGATATAGGAACAGGAACAGCAATAATAGCTATATTAATAGCTATTAAAGAAAAAGGTAATGATATTACAGGAATAGATATTCAAGATCAAAGCTGTGATTTAGCTAGAAGAAATGTAGCATTAAATAATTTAGAAAATAAAATAAAAATTTATAATTGTGATATCAAGAGGTATCCTCAAGGGAATACCTTTGATTATATAGTTTCTAATCCACCATATATGAAAATAGATGGAAAGAAACAAAATGAATATATAAGTAAATCAATAGCAAGACATGAAGTTGAATTAACTCTTGAAGAATTAGTAAAAAATGCAAAAAGACTATTAAAGCCAATTGGCACTTTTACTTTAATACATCGAAGTTATAGATTTACTGAGATATGTAGAGTTCTAGAAGATAGTGGTTTTTCTTTAAAAAGGGTAAGATTTGTGCATTTTTCAAGAGAAAAAAATTCAAATCTTGTTCTTATTGAAGCTGTAAAAGGTAAAAAATGTAAATTGGAGATAGAACCACCAGTGTATCTTGAGGAGAGTGGTTATTAA
- a CDS encoding PSP1 domain-containing protein translates to MFEVTKKRYYFEVTDDSVYKKGDKVIVDTVRGKELGVVYGEARMLPEAELVLPLKPVIKKADEEELAKYIELKEQAAKAHSICKERINNHKLPMKLVETEYTFDRTKLIFYFTAEGRIDFRDLVKDLANIFRLRIELRQIGVRDEARILGTIGICGKELCCRTFINKFDSVSIKMARDQGLVINPAKISGVCGRLLCCINYEYAQYEEVLRKYPAVNQQVRTDKGDGKVISISPLSGYLFVDVVDKGIMKFELHEVKFNKKEANKLKNEKTAEELEHKELEKE, encoded by the coding sequence ATGTTTGAAGTTACAAAGAAAAGATACTATTTTGAAGTTACAGATGATAGTGTATATAAAAAAGGTGACAAAGTAATTGTTGATACAGTTAGAGGAAAAGAACTAGGTGTTGTTTATGGTGAAGCAAGAATGCTTCCAGAAGCTGAACTTGTTTTACCGTTAAAACCAGTTATAAAAAAAGCTGACGAGGAAGAGTTAGCAAAATATATAGAACTAAAGGAGCAAGCAGCTAAAGCTCATAGTATTTGTAAGGAAAGAATAAATAATCATAAGCTTCCTATGAAGTTAGTTGAAACTGAATATACATTTGATAGAACTAAGTTAATATTTTATTTTACTGCAGAAGGTAGAATTGATTTTAGAGATTTAGTAAAAGATTTAGCTAATATTTTTAGATTAAGAATAGAACTAAGACAGATAGGTGTTAGAGATGAGGCTAGAATATTAGGAACTATTGGGATATGTGGCAAAGAACTTTGTTGTAGAACTTTTATAAATAAATTTGATTCAGTTTCTATAAAAATGGCTAGGGATCAAGGACTTGTAATTAATCCAGCTAAGATATCAGGAGTATGTGGAAGATTACTTTGTTGTATTAATTATGAATATGCTCAATATGAAGAAGTATTGAGAAAATATCCAGCTGTAAATCAACAAGTAAGAACTGATAAAGGTGATGGAAAAGTAATTAGTATCAGTCCATTAAGTGGTTATTTATTTGTAGATGTTGTAGATAAAGGAATAATGAAGTTTGAGCTTCATGAAGTAAAATTTAATAAAAAAGAAGCTAATAAATTAAAAAATGAAAAAACTGCTGAAGAATTAGAACACAAAGAGCTTGAAAAGGAATAA
- the radC gene encoding RadC family protein — MELIDNSLAKGHRKRLRDRYVKNGIESFNDYEVLELLLTYAIPRKDVKNIAKELLKNHNSLFNIFHAKDLNKIEGLGNQSVVFLNLIGDLVIGMCKTKLENTSIFSEDLVIKTKDVLVNYIKGKIAYSHIENFLILFLNNANKLVATEKLFCGTIDKSAVYPREIVQKVIEHKAKGVIFAHNHPSGNIKPSNADIKLTKHMKDALNLIDVLVLDHIIISRDSYYSFLEEGLM, encoded by the coding sequence ATGGAATTGATAGATAATAGTTTGGCAAAAGGTCATAGAAAACGTCTAAGAGATAGATATGTAAAAAACGGAATAGAAAGTTTCAATGATTATGAAGTATTAGAGCTATTATTGACATATGCAATTCCTAGAAAAGATGTGAAAAATATTGCTAAAGAATTATTGAAAAATCATAATAGTTTATTTAATATTTTTCATGCTAAAGATCTTAATAAAATTGAAGGGTTAGGAAACCAAAGTGTTGTTTTTTTAAATCTTATTGGAGATCTAGTTATTGGTATGTGCAAAACTAAGTTAGAAAATACAAGTATATTTAGTGAGGATTTAGTTATAAAAACAAAAGATGTATTAGTAAACTATATTAAGGGAAAGATAGCCTATTCACATATTGAAAATTTTCTAATATTATTTTTAAATAATGCCAATAAATTGGTAGCGACAGAAAAACTTTTTTGTGGTACAATAGACAAAAGTGCTGTCTATCCAAGAGAAATAGTACAAAAGGTCATAGAGCACAAGGCTAAAGGAGTTATTTTTGCTCACAACCATCCTTCTGGAAATATAAAACCATCTAATGCAGATATCAAACTAACAAAACATATGAAAGATGCTTTAAATTTAATAGATGTATTGGTTTTAGACCACATAATTATAAGTAGAGATAGTTACTATAGTTTTTTAGAAGAGGGCTTGATGTGA
- the cobT gene encoding nicotinate-nucleotide--dimethylbenzimidazole phosphoribosyltransferase — translation MLGNISGLDKEAVLLAKKELDSKMKPQGSLGILEKIAIQMAGIYGYPVKQIEKKCHIVASADNGVIEEGISSCPIEYTKIVSEAMLNKIAAIGILTKRLGVEFNLVDIGIASSIPREYPNLYRKNVKKGTNNFYKEPAMSREECLKAIKVGMDLIEEKGDGIVVFSNGEMGIGNTSTSSAVLYSFTKKDIDSIVGRGGGLSDSGLIKKKKIIVESCEKYNTFDMDPIDVLAHVGGLDIACMVGMYLGCVKYRKLMLVDGFISAVGALVAYKIEPLVKDFILATHMSEEPGMKIVLDEIGKQAFLNMEMRLGEGTGAVLTYPMLECAIDIINTMKKPTEVYDLFSK, via the coding sequence ATGTTAGGAAATATTTCTGGACTTGATAAAGAGGCTGTTTTGCTAGCTAAAAAAGAGTTGGATAGCAAAATGAAGCCTCAAGGAAGTCTTGGTATATTAGAAAAAATAGCTATACAAATGGCTGGGATATATGGATATCCAGTAAAACAGATTGAAAAAAAATGTCATATAGTAGCATCGGCAGATAATGGAGTTATAGAAGAAGGAATTTCTTCTTGTCCTATTGAATACACTAAGATTGTTTCGGAAGCTATGTTAAATAAAATTGCTGCAATTGGTATTTTGACTAAAAGATTAGGAGTGGAATTTAACTTAGTTGACATTGGAATAGCAAGTTCTATTCCAAGAGAATATCCAAATCTTTATAGAAAGAACGTAAAAAAAGGAACAAATAATTTTTATAAAGAGCCAGCAATGTCAAGAGAAGAATGCCTAAAAGCTATTAAAGTTGGAATGGATCTTATAGAAGAAAAAGGAGATGGCATAGTAGTATTTTCTAATGGTGAGATGGGAATAGGAAATACTTCAACAAGTTCTGCTGTGTTGTACTCATTTACTAAAAAAGATATAGATAGTATTGTAGGAAGAGGCGGTGGACTTTCTGATAGTGGTCTTATAAAGAAAAAGAAAATAATAGTGGAATCATGTGAAAAGTATAATACTTTTGATATGGATCCAATAGATGTACTAGCACACGTAGGTGGACTAGATATAGCTTGTATGGTTGGAATGTATTTAGGGTGTGTAAAATATAGAAAACTTATGTTAGTAGATGGATTTATCTCAGCTGTTGGGGCACTAGTAGCTTATAAAATAGAACCGCTTGTGAAAGATTTTATTTTAGCGACTCATATGAGTGAAGAACCAGGAATGAAAATAGTTTTAGATGAGATTGGAAAACAAGCTTTTTTAAATATGGAAATGCGTTTAGGAGAAGGAACAGGAGCAGTTTTAACATATCCAATGTTAGAGTGTGCTATAGATATAATTAATACAATGAAAAAACCGACTGAGGTATACGATTTATTTAGTAAATAA
- a CDS encoding histidine phosphatase family protein, whose protein sequence is MGKLIIVRHGQTKMNADGLFFGKLDPELTEQGKKQAKTAREKIKSFNYDNIYSSDLKRAATTADIINYKNKEIIYDSRLQEIDFGIFEGLTYEEIKNKYPKECKQSEEDWENYNFETGESPKEMQQRAVSFIESLDLNKDNLIVTHWGIIGCILSWYLSTGLKSYWNYSVNNCGIVVIDFCDGFPVLTGLNI, encoded by the coding sequence ATGGGTAAATTAATAATAGTAAGACATGGACAAACTAAAATGAATGCCGATGGTTTATTTTTTGGAAAACTTGATCCTGAGCTTACTGAACAAGGAAAGAAACAAGCTAAAACAGCAAGAGAAAAAATAAAATCATTTAATTATGATAATATATATTCTAGTGATTTAAAAAGAGCAGCGACTACTGCTGATATTATAAATTATAAAAATAAAGAAATAATTTATGATAGTAGACTACAGGAAATAGATTTTGGTATCTTTGAAGGACTAACTTATGAAGAGATAAAAAATAAATATCCTAAAGAGTGTAAGCAAAGCGAAGAAGATTGGGAAAACTATAATTTTGAGACAGGAGAAAGTCCAAAAGAGATGCAGCAAAGAGCAGTTTCTTTTATCGAATCTTTAGACTTGAACAAGGATAATTTGATAGTAACTCATTGGGGAATAATTGGTTGTATTTTAAGTTGGTATTTATCAACTGGATTAAAGAGTTATTGGAATTACTCTGTTAATAATTGTGGAATAGTAGTAATAGACTTCTGTGATGGATTTCCGGTATTAACAGGATTAAATATATAG
- the cobS gene encoding adenosylcobinamide-GDP ribazoletransferase gives MNGLALLFRFMTRLPMGFEPEFDSDKLGKSMKFFPIVGMVIGIINFLFFLLFAKTIIYSPMVMVVILVIIEAILTGGLHLDGLADTFDGIFSYRSKQKMLEIMKDSRLGTNGGLVLTLYFITKIAILYEIEVFIGIPSGVILLIAPVMARLNSVINCASAPYARPTGMGKTFVDHTNGTGVLISTILTGAFVWGVCRFFSLPYEILVAIPILMVLGYGFAKLITRKIGGITGDTLGAVLELSEIIAIFLIYVVFKFTLI, from the coding sequence ATGAACGGATTAGCTTTACTTTTTAGATTTATGACTAGATTACCAATGGGATTTGAACCAGAATTTGATTCTGACAAATTAGGGAAAAGTATGAAATTTTTTCCAATAGTTGGAATGGTTATAGGAATTATTAATTTTTTATTTTTCTTATTATTTGCAAAAACAATAATATATTCTCCAATGGTAATGGTAGTTATATTAGTTATTATAGAAGCAATACTAACTGGAGGACTTCATCTTGACGGACTTGCAGATACGTTTGATGGTATTTTTAGCTATAGAAGTAAACAAAAAATGCTTGAAATAATGAAAGATTCAAGATTAGGGACAAATGGTGGACTAGTTTTAACTCTTTATTTTATAACTAAAATAGCAATATTATACGAGATAGAAGTATTTATAGGAATACCATCTGGAGTTATTTTACTAATAGCACCTGTTATGGCTAGATTAAACAGTGTTATAAATTGTGCTTCAGCACCTTATGCAAGACCTACTGGTATGGGAAAAACTTTTGTAGATCATACTAATGGAACTGGTGTTTTAATATCTACAATTTTGACAGGGGCATTTGTATGGGGAGTATGTCGTTTCTTTTCACTTCCTTATGAAATATTAGTGGCTATTCCAATATTGATGGTATTAGGATATGGATTTGCAAAATTGATTACTAGAAAAATAGGGGGAATAACTGGAGATACTTTAGGAGCTGTGCTAGAACTTTCTGAAATTATAGCAATATTTCTAATATATGTGGTATTTAAATTTACTTTAATTTAG
- the cobU gene encoding bifunctional adenosylcobinamide kinase/adenosylcobinamide-phosphate guanylyltransferase: MGKIVYFTGGARSGKSTQAERYIFMRNYEHKIYIATAIAFDDEMKARVQKHKEQRGENWITIEGYKNLVEQIKPHAKAGGVILLDCLTNMVTNLMIMEKDYDWDHVSNEEVEKLEQSITKEVITLLEYLKSIDMDTVVVSNELGMGLVPAYALGRHFRDICGRMNQLVAGYSREAYFVVSGMMMKLK; this comes from the coding sequence ATGGGAAAAATAGTTTATTTTACAGGTGGAGCAAGAAGTGGAAAAAGTACACAAGCTGAAAGATATATCTTTATGCGTAATTATGAGCATAAAATCTATATAGCTACAGCAATTGCTTTTGATGATGAAATGAAAGCCAGAGTACAAAAACATAAAGAACAGCGTGGAGAAAACTGGATTACTATAGAGGGCTATAAAAATCTAGTAGAACAAATAAAACCACATGCAAAAGCAGGTGGAGTTATTTTATTAGATTGCTTAACAAATATGGTTACAAATTTAATGATAATGGAAAAAGATTATGATTGGGACCATGTAAGTAATGAAGAAGTTGAAAAGTTAGAACAATCAATTACAAAAGAAGTTATAACTTTATTAGAATACCTAAAGAGTATAGATATGGATACAGTAGTTGTATCAAATGAGTTGGGAATGGGATTAGTTCCAGCTTATGCTTTAGGAAGACATTTTAGAGATATTTGTGGAAGAATGAATCAATTAGTTGCTGGGTACTCAAGAGAAGCATATTTTGTAGTGTCTGGAATGATGATGAAGTTAAAATAA
- the cas2 gene encoding CRISPR-associated endonuclease Cas2 — protein sequence MFYDVNEQRVNKVFKVCKKYLSHYQRSVFKGQITPSSLLRLTNELKKLLKKMKIRYV from the coding sequence TTGTTCTATGATGTTAATGAACAAAGAGTCAATAAAGTATTTAAAGTATGTAAAAAATATTTATCACATTATCAAAGATCAGTATTCAAAGGACAAATAACTCCAAGTAGCCTGTTAAGATTGACTAATGAATTAAAAAAGTTATTAAAAAAGATGAAGATTCGATATGTATAA